A part of Paenibacillus sp. sptzw28 genomic DNA contains:
- a CDS encoding SpoIIE family protein phosphatase, translated as MDMMQLPPKQGPSIGGTMLKKLFIVYMFSLLAGILLLHTENHLILNGTFQEFLPVTLPATMIGSAAIAILLTWISIWRLKPAFLILGSSAADSDTRRALSRLFYLPYEISGGIIVLGFLFSIVYNGFVIPGDRYAAGTHTSAMWANVLANMTSEISLSITISIFIFISLRWLLRPVISQLQPWPGSFAGRTSIVHPLLVTYGGTFLVAILNLFQMALVAAGAGEPIDPYKFGGTALFYFIMGFILFCYITIQFRGELHVLIRNIRGLVGGRKQLSGKMPVVSHDEAGELAVAFNELQFRVDREYESLERELKLAYNVQQKLLPQGDLKIGSYRITARCQPYREVGGDFYDVVSLNPGRFAVMIGDVSGKGMPAALLMSALLLLFRAEIRRNASPSEVMARMNRQLCEAMGEEGSVSIGVGVIDMTTDTIQYASAGHLSPYIVSADGSFRVVDCSSLPIGFDPEAAYEEVNLQLEPCDRFVLYTDGLIEAVDQSGNMYSFEGLEAELKTWRPDIDLSALVDEWLERMDRQRGPGSDDRTVVILDLAGKYRSALSQLDVPEKDRSEAAQLLQNQFMSREWSIPSMLGGERAIAEEIGAWIEESWPETNIREDVQSAMAEAIINAVEHGNELRQSTYVAILAQIGSRLAVCKVYDEGGGYFPNASKEEEEMAKRRESDDPRGWGLLIIDSLADYWATGRDERGFYTELYFLRKTKPAYEQ; from the coding sequence ATGGACATGATGCAGCTGCCGCCAAAGCAGGGACCTTCTATTGGAGGGACTATGCTCAAGAAATTGTTCATCGTTTATATGTTCTCACTGCTCGCCGGCATACTCTTGCTTCATACGGAGAATCATTTAATATTGAACGGAACGTTCCAGGAATTTCTGCCGGTTACACTCCCGGCAACTATGATCGGATCCGCCGCTATCGCTATACTTTTGACATGGATTTCGATTTGGAGACTGAAACCGGCCTTTCTCATACTGGGAAGCAGTGCGGCGGACAGTGACACTCGCCGTGCGCTCAGCCGTCTCTTTTATTTACCATACGAGATATCGGGCGGCATCATTGTTCTCGGTTTTCTCTTTTCAATCGTTTATAACGGGTTTGTTATTCCTGGGGACCGGTATGCAGCGGGTACTCATACCTCGGCAATGTGGGCTAATGTTTTAGCCAATATGACAAGCGAAATAAGTCTTTCCATTACGATTTCGATCTTTATTTTCATCTCCCTGCGCTGGCTGCTGCGGCCTGTTATTTCTCAGCTTCAGCCATGGCCGGGAAGTTTTGCGGGGCGTACATCGATCGTACATCCGCTTCTCGTTACCTACGGCGGAACGTTTCTTGTGGCGATATTGAATTTATTTCAGATGGCGCTTGTTGCTGCAGGGGCGGGCGAGCCGATTGATCCGTACAAGTTCGGCGGAACCGCATTGTTTTATTTTATAATGGGATTCATCCTTTTCTGTTATATTACCATCCAGTTCAGAGGCGAGCTGCATGTGTTAATCCGTAATATTCGCGGGTTGGTAGGGGGCCGTAAACAGCTTAGCGGTAAAATGCCGGTAGTTTCTCACGATGAAGCGGGCGAACTGGCGGTTGCCTTTAACGAGCTGCAATTCCGTGTCGACCGTGAGTATGAATCACTGGAACGCGAATTGAAGCTTGCTTATAACGTACAGCAGAAGCTTTTGCCCCAGGGCGATTTAAAGATCGGCTCCTATCGTATCACCGCCCGCTGTCAGCCGTACCGGGAGGTTGGGGGCGATTTTTACGATGTTGTTTCACTTAACCCGGGCCGATTCGCCGTTATGATAGGAGATGTTTCGGGCAAAGGTATGCCAGCCGCGCTTCTGATGTCGGCGCTGCTTCTGCTGTTCCGGGCTGAGATCAGACGAAACGCCAGTCCCTCTGAAGTGATGGCCAGAATGAACCGGCAGTTATGCGAGGCGATGGGGGAAGAAGGCTCAGTTTCGATTGGCGTTGGAGTCATCGACATGACAACGGACACGATTCAATATGCCAGCGCAGGACACCTTTCGCCATATATCGTATCGGCAGACGGCAGTTTCCGCGTCGTCGACTGCAGCTCGCTGCCGATAGGATTCGATCCTGAAGCGGCTTATGAAGAGGTGAATTTGCAGCTTGAGCCGTGCGACCGGTTTGTGCTCTATACCGACGGATTAATAGAGGCGGTCGACCAGAGCGGCAATATGTACAGCTTTGAGGGGCTGGAAGCGGAGCTCAAGACATGGCGACCCGATATAGACTTGTCAGCGCTGGTCGATGAGTGGCTGGAGAGGATGGACAGGCAAAGAGGCCCGGGCAGTGATGATCGGACGGTAGTTATACTCGATCTCGCCGGGAAATACCGCAGCGCTCTTTCACAGCTGGATGTCCCGGAGAAGGACAGATCCGAAGCGGCCCAGCTTCTGCAGAACCAGTTCATGTCCCGGGAATGGTCGATCCCGAGCATGCTTGGGGGTGAGCGGGCAATCGCGGAGGAGATTGGCGCATGGATTGAGGAAAGCTGGCCGGAAACCAATATCCGGGAGGATGTCCAAAGCGCGATGGCTGAGGCAATCATTAACGCCGTTGAACATGGGAATGAATTAAGGCAATCAACGTATGTAGCCATTTTGGCACAAATTGGAAGTCGGCTTGCAGTTTGCAAGGTTTATGACGAAGGCGGCGGTTATTTTCCGAACGCATCGAAGGAAGAAGAAGAGATGGCGAAGAGGCGCGAATCGGACGATCCCCGGGGCTGGGGGCTCCTCATTATCGATTCGCTTGCCGATTATTGGGCGACAGGGCGGGATGAACGGGGCTTTTATACGGAGCTGTATTTTCTGCGTAAAACCAAACCGGCCTATGAACAATGA
- a CDS encoding STAS domain-containing protein, producing MKQPFVLERRQIPSGMVLKLSGELTKSAEDDLIAGFEGESGLGTSIRFMALDLTQVAYINSGGMAVLIRLARMGRKAGVHTFAWGVTPHYEKLFRMVGLTEYLMLYPNEFAVLQRIESLEL from the coding sequence ATGAAACAACCATTTGTGCTGGAAAGGCGGCAAATTCCGAGCGGCATGGTGCTGAAGCTGAGCGGTGAGCTCACGAAATCCGCAGAAGACGATTTGATAGCGGGATTTGAAGGCGAGAGCGGGCTTGGGACAAGCATCCGCTTTATGGCGCTGGATTTAACGCAGGTAGCTTATATCAACAGCGGGGGAATGGCGGTTCTGATTCGGCTGGCCCGGATGGGACGCAAAGCGGGCGTCCATACGTTTGCATGGGGAGTAACCCCCCATTATGAGAAGCTGTTTCGAATGGTGGGGTTAACCGAATATCTCATGCTCTACCCGAATGAATTTGCCGTACTTCAACGAATTGAATCATTAGAATTGTAA
- a CDS encoding heptaprenylglyceryl phosphate synthase, with protein sequence MQPVIFHRWRHAFKLDPDKELSDDALEAICMSGTDAVIVGGSSGITYDNTVDLLSRIRRYEVPCALEVSSEDAAVPGFDHYFIPLVLNTRSAEWMAGRQIQALRKFGSFIPWEDTSAEGYLILNPESEAARVTDARTQHDAESIAAHVFMADRLMRLPVVYLEYSGTFGDMGLVKRARSLLTGARLFYGGGIDSAEKAREAAGAADTVIVGNAVYDCLEAALLTVQAVQAVQLN encoded by the coding sequence ATGCAGCCGGTAATTTTTCACCGTTGGAGACACGCTTTTAAGCTGGATCCCGATAAAGAACTCAGTGACGATGCGCTGGAGGCGATATGCATGTCGGGGACGGATGCGGTTATCGTGGGAGGATCAAGCGGGATTACGTATGACAATACGGTCGATCTGTTGTCGCGTATCCGGCGTTACGAGGTGCCCTGTGCCCTTGAAGTATCGTCCGAGGACGCAGCGGTACCCGGTTTTGATCACTATTTCATCCCCCTTGTGCTGAACACCCGGAGTGCGGAATGGATGGCCGGCCGGCAGATCCAGGCGCTTCGTAAATTCGGTTCTTTTATCCCGTGGGAGGACACGTCTGCGGAAGGGTATTTGATATTGAATCCGGAATCGGAAGCGGCGAGGGTAACCGACGCGCGAACACAGCATGATGCAGAAAGCATTGCGGCGCACGTTTTTATGGCCGACCGGCTCATGCGGCTTCCGGTTGTTTACCTCGAATACAGCGGGACGTTTGGCGATATGGGCTTGGTGAAGCGGGCTCGGTCTCTTCTTACAGGGGCCAGGCTGTTTTACGGAGGGGGCATCGACAGCGCTGAGAAAGCCCGGGAAGCGGCTGGGGCGGCGGATACAGTCATTGTAGGAAATGCGGTATACGACTGCTTGGAAGCCGCATTATTAACGGTGCAAGCGGTACAAGCTGTCCAATTAAATTGA
- the pcrA gene encoding DNA helicase PcrA, translating into MSNELSIDQAVQKLNPPQREAVQATEGPLLIMAGAGSGKTRVLTHRIAYLIEKRRVAPWSILAITFTNKAAREMQQRVASLVGPSGQDIWVSTFHSMCVRILRKDISRIGFTSSFSILDSADQLSVIRNCMKDLNIDTKKFEPKSVQAAIGGAKNELLTPERFENKIGDYFDQIVAKVYKSYQKRLKSNNSLDFDDLIMMAIKLFTDEPDVLNFYQNKFRYIHVDEYQDTNKAQYMLCRMLADKHHNICVVGDSDQSIYRWRGADITNILNFEGDYPEARTILLEQNYRSTANILNAANAVIKQNTGRKSKKLWTDRGEGDSITVYQADSEHEEGYFITSEIRKNVSNGRKFSDHAILYRANAQSRVIEETLIKSDIPYQIVGGIRFYDRKEIKDLLAYLRLISNPDDDISFARIVNVPKRGIGDTTVARLAEEAGQRGISIFALLEQLDWLEVTGRARTALREFRDMIDNVTRMVEYLSVTELTEKVLEMSGYREELVRENTLESKARLENIEEFLSVTQDFEKRNEDKSLVSFLTDLALIADIDSMDKAEPEGGVKDAIVLMTMHSAKGLEFPVVFIIGMEEGVFPHSRTLMDNEELEEERRLAYVGITRAEERLYLTCARMRTLFGRTSANMPSRFLGEVPGEVKEEASSFGREAMRQAGGRYGGAAGAGGAGFGFRGGSAGRPGIGGAAESSRGGVRVSTPLDAARAAGAASGGEVPGDFAAGDKVSHGKWGVGTVVAVRGSGNDKELQIAFPAPVGVKKLLASFAPITKI; encoded by the coding sequence ATGTCGAACGAATTGAGCATCGACCAGGCGGTACAGAAATTGAATCCTCCGCAGCGCGAGGCAGTCCAGGCGACGGAAGGGCCTTTACTCATTATGGCGGGGGCCGGCAGCGGCAAGACCCGCGTGCTCACCCACCGCATCGCTTACCTTATTGAGAAGCGGCGAGTGGCGCCTTGGAGCATTCTCGCTATTACATTTACAAATAAAGCGGCACGCGAAATGCAGCAGAGGGTTGCGTCGCTCGTCGGACCTTCGGGCCAGGACATTTGGGTATCCACGTTTCACTCGATGTGTGTCCGTATTTTACGCAAAGACATCAGCCGGATCGGGTTTACATCCAGCTTTTCCATATTGGACTCGGCCGATCAGCTTTCCGTTATCCGCAATTGTATGAAGGATCTTAATATTGATACAAAGAAATTTGAACCCAAGAGCGTTCAAGCGGCGATCGGCGGCGCGAAGAACGAACTCCTCACCCCCGAGCGGTTCGAGAACAAAATCGGGGATTACTTCGACCAAATCGTCGCCAAAGTGTACAAATCCTATCAGAAGCGGCTGAAGAGCAACAATTCGCTTGATTTCGACGACCTGATTATGATGGCTATCAAGCTGTTTACGGATGAGCCGGACGTATTGAATTTCTACCAGAATAAATTCCGCTACATTCATGTCGACGAATATCAGGACACGAATAAGGCACAGTATATGCTTTGCCGGATGCTTGCCGATAAACACCATAACATTTGCGTCGTCGGCGACAGCGACCAGTCGATTTACCGCTGGCGCGGTGCGGACATCACAAATATTTTGAATTTTGAGGGAGACTACCCTGAGGCGAGAACCATTCTGCTGGAGCAGAATTACCGGTCTACGGCCAATATTCTGAATGCGGCTAATGCAGTGATAAAGCAGAACACCGGGCGCAAGTCCAAGAAGCTCTGGACCGACCGCGGCGAAGGCGACTCGATTACCGTTTATCAAGCAGATTCGGAGCATGAGGAAGGATACTTCATTACCTCGGAAATCCGCAAAAATGTCTCGAACGGCCGCAAATTCTCCGATCATGCAATTTTGTACCGGGCGAATGCACAATCCCGGGTAATAGAGGAAACGCTGATCAAATCCGATATTCCGTATCAAATTGTAGGCGGTATCCGATTCTATGACCGTAAAGAGATCAAGGATCTGCTTGCTTATCTGCGACTTATCTCCAATCCCGACGACGACATCAGCTTTGCAAGGATCGTCAATGTTCCCAAGCGAGGCATCGGCGACACAACGGTCGCCCGTCTGGCGGAGGAAGCGGGTCAGCGGGGCATCTCGATCTTCGCGCTGCTGGAGCAGCTGGATTGGCTCGAAGTGACAGGCCGGGCGCGTACTGCCCTCCGGGAATTCAGGGACATGATCGATAATGTGACCCGGATGGTCGAGTATTTATCGGTCACCGAATTAACGGAAAAGGTGCTGGAGATGAGCGGCTATCGCGAGGAACTGGTGCGTGAGAATACGCTCGAGTCGAAGGCTCGACTCGAGAATATCGAAGAGTTCCTGTCGGTGACGCAGGACTTTGAGAAGCGTAACGAGGACAAGTCGCTCGTCTCGTTCCTTACGGATCTGGCGCTTATCGCGGATATTGATTCGATGGATAAGGCCGAGCCGGAGGGCGGCGTCAAGGATGCCATCGTTCTTATGACAATGCATAGCGCAAAAGGCCTCGAATTCCCGGTAGTGTTTATTATCGGGATGGAGGAAGGCGTATTCCCCCACAGCCGCACGCTCATGGACAACGAGGAGCTGGAAGAAGAGCGCCGATTGGCGTATGTCGGCATCACACGCGCAGAAGAGCGTCTCTACTTGACCTGCGCGCGGATGCGTACGCTGTTCGGGCGGACAAGCGCGAATATGCCTTCGCGCTTTCTGGGGGAAGTGCCCGGCGAAGTGAAGGAGGAAGCTTCCTCCTTCGGCCGGGAGGCAATGCGGCAAGCCGGCGGCCGCTATGGCGGAGCCGCGGGAGCCGGCGGGGCCGGGTTCGGGTTCCGCGGCGGGAGCGCAGGCCGCCCGGGAATCGGCGGCGCGGCGGAAAGCAGCCGCGGCGGCGTGAGGGTCAGTACGCCGCTCGACGCTGCCCGCGCCGCAGGTGCCGCCTCCGGCGGCGAAGTGCCAGGCGATTTTGCGGCCGGCGATAAAGTATCCCACGGTAAATGGGGCGTCGGTACGGTAGTCGCCGTACGCGGCAGCGGCAACGACAAAGAACTGCAAATAGCGTTTCCAGCCCCGGTAGGGGTAAAAAAACTGCTTGCGAGCTTCGCGCCGATTACGAAAATATAA
- the ligA gene encoding NAD-dependent DNA ligase LigA, which translates to MTTAMEPGSSAEQQKLARMRELSEQIEHYNHHYYTLDQPTISDKEYDELYDELVRLEQQTGYVLPESPTLRVGGDILKGFDPHRHRARLWSLDKAQNQEDLLAWNTRVRRVIADFNAKNPGTDPLPDPTYVVELKFDGLTLNLTYDLGRLVQASTRGNGVVGEGILAQVKTIKSIPLTIPFTGGIIEVQGEGLMNLSVLEAYNRTAAEPLKNARNAAAGALRNQNPRITAERKLTAYFYNIGYAEGVSFDNHMEMLEFLRANRFKVNPYATYWNSIEDVQEELHRIAAIRGELDYLIDGAVVKLTDMRTREALGYTDKFPRWSVAFKFEAEETTTVLESVSWEVGRTGKITPVARVEPVDLAGVTVQNCTLNNMGDIERKNLKNALGTRVFIRRSNDVIPEILGKADEETGQEIVFPTVCPACGTLLELKGAHLFCTNKLGCRPQTIGRITHFSSRDAMDIESFSVMTAEQLFNDCGVRDPADLYELTYDNLIGLDRFGEKKARKLLESLEKSKERDLAAFLFALGIPNTGKATTKMLADYFGSLEAIRNTTVEQLIGLPDVGGIVAESIYSFFRDPVVESSIDRMLALGVKAEAEQAPAVKADSIFTGKTVVLTGTLTTMTRDEAAKKLEACGAKVSGSVSKKTDFVIAGESAGSKLAKARELGVTVINDESEFARLLG; encoded by the coding sequence ATGACAACCGCAATGGAACCGGGAAGCAGCGCAGAGCAGCAGAAGCTGGCGCGTATGCGCGAGCTCTCTGAACAGATCGAGCACTATAATCACCATTATTACACATTGGATCAGCCGACGATCAGCGATAAAGAATACGATGAGCTGTATGACGAGCTCGTCCGGCTCGAACAGCAGACCGGTTATGTGCTGCCTGAATCCCCGACACTTCGGGTAGGCGGCGACATCTTGAAAGGCTTCGATCCGCACCGCCACCGGGCGCGGCTGTGGAGTTTGGACAAAGCGCAGAATCAGGAGGATCTGCTCGCTTGGAATACGCGCGTTCGAAGGGTTATTGCCGACTTTAATGCAAAAAATCCGGGCACCGACCCTCTTCCGGATCCGACCTACGTAGTGGAACTGAAATTCGATGGACTTACACTTAATCTGACGTATGATTTGGGCCGGCTTGTTCAGGCGTCGACCCGAGGCAACGGTGTGGTCGGCGAAGGTATTTTGGCGCAGGTAAAGACAATCAAATCAATCCCGCTCACCATACCTTTTACCGGAGGCATTATCGAGGTGCAGGGCGAAGGGCTCATGAACCTGTCGGTTCTTGAGGCTTATAACCGGACAGCTGCCGAACCTCTGAAAAATGCCCGTAACGCAGCAGCCGGCGCGCTTCGCAACCAAAATCCCCGTATTACGGCGGAACGGAAGCTGACCGCGTATTTCTATAATATCGGTTACGCGGAGGGCGTCTCTTTCGACAATCATATGGAGATGCTTGAATTTCTCCGTGCAAACAGGTTTAAAGTGAATCCGTACGCCACGTACTGGAATTCAATTGAAGATGTACAGGAGGAGCTGCATCGGATAGCCGCAATCCGAGGCGAGCTCGATTACCTGATCGACGGCGCGGTGGTCAAGCTGACCGACATGCGCACTCGCGAGGCGCTTGGCTATACGGACAAGTTCCCGCGCTGGTCGGTTGCTTTTAAATTCGAAGCCGAAGAAACGACTACTGTATTGGAATCAGTCTCATGGGAAGTCGGCCGAACGGGCAAAATAACGCCGGTAGCTCGGGTTGAGCCTGTTGACCTTGCCGGAGTCACCGTGCAGAACTGCACACTTAATAATATGGGCGACATTGAACGAAAAAACCTGAAGAATGCGCTGGGAACTCGTGTCTTTATCCGCCGTTCCAATGATGTCATACCGGAGATCCTCGGCAAAGCCGACGAGGAGACGGGACAGGAAATCGTTTTTCCGACTGTTTGCCCTGCCTGCGGTACACTGCTCGAGCTGAAAGGCGCGCACCTGTTCTGCACGAACAAGCTTGGCTGCAGGCCGCAGACGATAGGCCGAATCACGCATTTCTCATCTCGCGATGCAATGGACATCGAATCGTTCAGCGTTATGACAGCCGAACAGCTATTTAACGATTGCGGCGTAAGGGACCCGGCCGATCTCTACGAATTGACGTATGACAATCTGATCGGGTTGGATCGTTTCGGCGAGAAAAAGGCGCGCAAGCTTCTCGAGTCGCTCGAGAAATCCAAAGAGCGGGATCTCGCGGCATTCCTGTTTGCACTGGGCATTCCGAACACAGGCAAAGCAACCACCAAGATGCTGGCTGATTATTTTGGCAGCCTGGAGGCGATTCGCAACACTACCGTCGAACAACTCATCGGACTGCCTGATGTCGGCGGCATCGTTGCCGAGAGCATTTATTCTTTTTTCCGCGATCCGGTCGTGGAGTCCAGTATTGACCGAATGCTTGCACTTGGCGTCAAAGCGGAGGCGGAGCAAGCACCGGCCGTGAAAGCCGATAGTATATTCACCGGTAAAACCGTCGTGCTCACAGGAACATTAACGACGATGACAAGAGATGAAGCGGCCAAAAAGCTGGAAGCCTGCGGTGCCAAAGTAAGCGGCAGCGTATCAAAGAAGACCGATTTCGTAATCGCGGGTGAGAGTGCGGGCAGCAAGCTTGCCAAAGCGCGCGAACTCGGCGTTACCGTGATTAACGATGAGTCGGAGTTCGCCAGACTTCTGGGATAG
- a CDS encoding CtsR family transcriptional regulator, translating into MRNISDLIEQYLKHMLQESPDGAVELQRNDLADRFSCVPSQINYVISTRFTLEKGYFVESKRGGGGYIRIQRVELPTLTAIQGHIAQTIGDQVDQCAAEGLIYQLEESQLISKREAKLLRAAISRESIAVKLPLRDEIRARLLKAMLITLLVK; encoded by the coding sequence ATGCGCAACATTTCCGATCTCATTGAGCAGTACTTGAAGCATATGCTACAGGAAAGCCCCGATGGCGCGGTTGAATTGCAGCGGAATGACTTGGCGGACCGGTTCTCTTGCGTTCCATCGCAAATCAATTACGTAATCAGCACCCGGTTTACGTTGGAAAAAGGCTATTTTGTCGAGAGTAAACGAGGCGGCGGCGGATATATTAGAATTCAACGCGTCGAACTCCCTACGTTAACTGCAATTCAGGGACACATTGCTCAGACAATCGGCGACCAGGTGGATCAGTGTGCTGCGGAAGGGCTTATTTATCAACTGGAGGAATCGCAGCTTATATCGAAACGGGAGGCAAAGCTGCTTCGTGCCGCGATATCCCGTGAATCGATTGCTGTGAAGCTTCCCCTCCGTGATGAAATCCGAGCGAGGCTTCTGAAAGCGATGCTTATAACGCTGCTCGTCAAGTGA
- a CDS encoding UvrB/UvrC motif-containing protein: protein MLCQECGKKPSTLHFTKIVNGEKTEFHICESCARERGEGIPGTANGFSIHSLLSGLLDFEPGSGVNSFGAKPQQLRCEKCGLTYTQFSKMGRFGCSNCYTQFGSKLDPILKRVHGNSMHIGKIPKRTGGQIQLKREIEELRRELQNRIEHEEFENAAQIRDRIRELEQKVADA from the coding sequence ATGCTTTGTCAGGAATGCGGCAAGAAGCCGTCTACACTTCATTTTACGAAAATTGTGAATGGAGAGAAAACGGAGTTTCACATTTGCGAATCATGCGCACGAGAAAGAGGAGAAGGAATTCCGGGTACTGCCAATGGTTTTTCGATCCACAGTTTATTATCCGGACTCCTCGACTTTGAGCCTGGCAGCGGTGTAAACAGCTTTGGCGCAAAGCCGCAGCAGTTGCGTTGTGAGAAATGCGGCCTTACCTACACCCAGTTCAGTAAGATGGGGCGGTTCGGCTGCAGTAATTGTTATACGCAGTTTGGCAGTAAGCTTGACCCTATACTCAAACGCGTGCATGGCAATTCCATGCATATCGGAAAAATTCCGAAACGCACCGGCGGACAAATCCAACTTAAGCGTGAGATCGAGGAGCTAAGGCGGGAATTGCAAAATCGAATCGAACACGAAGAGTTCGAGAACGCGGCGCAAATACGCGACCGGATTCGCGAGTTGGAGCAAAAAGTCGCAGATGCCTAA